Part of the Deltaproteobacteria bacterium genome, TGCTGGTAAAGAGATGACGCAAGAACTGCCACCGGCGCATCCTTGCCCGTGTAGAATCGATGAACAATATCCTCATAGGGAGTCTGCGCGCCACATGCCGGGCAGGTAGCTAAACGACCATCCCGGAGGGGGGCTTCGTAGACTACAATGTGTCTTTTGGAGTCGCAAGTGCACACAGGCTCAGTCATGCCTCGAGTGAACGCTCCGCAAGCAGCGCAGATCGTCCCAGGATTCGATACCAAGAGATCAGGTTCCGCATCCGAAAGGGCCGCTTCGTCTTCATCGACCTCGGAGTCTGGGGGGACATCCCAAGAGAAAAAGCTCTTTTCCCCAGGTCGCTCGTTCTCGGAGGGCCGTAGTGGTCGAAGGCAAGGACCGGAAGCCACGGTTCCATCCTCTCGAAGATGATCAGTTTCGAGCGTACCGGCAAGCGCCGTGTGTCCGCAGCGGGTGCAGGTTGCAATCTCGAAAGCCTGGCACGGAACTCCCTGTTCCTCCGTTCGATCTACGGGTTCGAGGTGGAGCACCGGCTCTTCACATGCAGGGAAAGTCACGAAGGCTCCCTCCAGTGCACGGCAGAATAGGTGGTAGCGTGCAGAAATCAGCGGGGCGGAATCAGCCTCAGGCTTTGCTTGCACGCACAGTGAAATAAGACCGACCAGAGCGAGGAGGGAGCCTGCGCTTTCCTTCCCGAAGACCCCTACTTCCGCTGCCGCAGACTCCAGGGATGCGGGTTTGGATCTCAGGATTGTTTTCAGACATTGCACGCGCTTGTCACCATGAAGTATCCAGTAAAGAAAACAATCGGACGTCCCTCCGGCTTGCTTGACCGCTTGATCAACTACTTCATCTGGTACGTTGTGCTCGCGAGCAATCTCTGCCATCGCTTGAAGGTTTTCTAAATGGTCCTGGAATGCCTGATAGAGTGCAGGATCGGGTTCTCCCCAAGGTTCACATGAATGAGAGTCGGCCTGTATGCTCGGCTCTACGATGTCCTGTCGATCTTTGTCCTGCTCTTCCCATTCGAACATCTCTCCGAACAAAGCAGTGGCGAAGTCGGCGACACGCGGGAAATCAGCCCTCCCTCCGCCGAGGGTAGCGCTTGTCGCGATGCACCGCAGAGCACCCTGTCGGCTCTTAACGACACGATCTTTAAGACGTCGAAGCAGCATACCGACTTCCATTCCGGCCGCTCCGCTATAGCTGTGCGCCTCATCTACCACCACAAACGCCCAGGAACCGCTGAGTATCCCGTCAAAAAGGGGAGTGTCTTTAGGACGCAAAAGGAGGTATTCCAGCATTGCGTAATTGGTTAACAGGATGTGGGGCGGATGATCGCGTATTTCGTCACGACTGATGAGTTCATTCTCGATGCGCGGTTCATGGGGAAACACGTGCCGGAAGTCCTGCTCCGCTGTGTCCTGGTGCTCCTGTGTCTGTCCCGTGTATCGTCCGAAGCTTACTTCGGGCATCTTTTGTAGCAGCCTGCGTAGCCGCTTGAGCTGGTCGTTTGCTAAGGCATTCATGGGGTACAGAAGCAAAGCACGGACCCCCGGGGCTTTTATTGTTCCAGTCTCACATTCGCGCAACAGATGATCAATGATAGGTAGAAGGAACGACTCGGTCTTGCCGCTGCCTGTTCCTGTAGCCACCACCACGTTGCGCCCATTCCGCACCTTTGTAATGGCTCGATCCTGATGCTGGTATAGCCTTCGATCAATAGGGTAGCCGTAATTCGGAAACCCGGGGCCATCTAGTGCAATAAAATTGTGGCTTAATACGCCATCTGATGCCAATTCGCGTATGTTTCGACCGCTTTTGAAGGGTGGTGTTGCTTCGAGGTATGGTCCACGGACAAGGAAATCCTGCCGCTGAAGAAGTTCCCTGAACTGTCGGCGGAGTGGTCCATTCCTCATCGGAAACGCGGTCTCTATGTAACGTTCGTAGTCCTCCCGTATACGCCTAGATACGACAAGAGGATCAAGCTGGTGTTTTTTCATGACCTCACTCTATCCATCTGCGATGCGTGTCCCATTCGTTCAGTACCGGATACACGCGTCGGTATGTCTCTCGGCTCATCGCAAAGGTATTCTGGCGTTCCGTCACGGTAATGTCAGGACATTCAATTCTTACCGTATGCAGCGCACGGCGTATTAATTCCTGGGGTTTCTTCCAGTCTGTGGCAAGGAGGTCTACAGAGAACCAGTATTTGTAGTGCAGATCGCACAGGAGGTCTAAGGCGAGCGTACGCAAGCTATTCCCCTCAGCCCAGCGTTTGCAGTCTTCATAGGTCAGTAGCTTTGCCGGATGCCGATGGGCCCTAACCAAAGCCATATCAGTCTTGCTGCCACCTTGTAAGCTCGGTGCTTTTGCTTCCAGCCATACTTCAGAATCCAACTTCCCGCACTCCTCTGCGAAGGTTACAACAGGCTCTATGGGTATGTGCCATCTACCTGGCTCTGCACAAGCGTTGGCAGATAAGGGTTTAGACGGCACACTTTGGTCAAGGACCCTCCAAAATACTCGAACCTCGGCATCCATCCAACGCTCCCCTCTGGCCTCAAAAACTACATGTGGGGAATCCCCCTCGATCAAGTTTTCCATGTCTACATCGATACATACTTCACTCCAATCGACAGTAGAATTTCCCCCGAAGATGATTGCCCATCTGAAGATTGTGGGAGCCAGAAGGTGCATGATACATATCTGAACATTCCTCACCTCACAAGACGCCGAAGTGGTTCCCGCTACCGTGATATGGGAGTCGGTATTCTGAAACATGCGTAGTGTATCGTTGATTGTTGCAAGGCGAATCAACCATCTGTCCTTTCGCGCAAGCTGTTCTGCCCCCAAGTCAACGATTGTGTTCTCTTGGCCACAACCAATCCATTGAGCTTGTAGTTCCGCTTCTCGCCACGTCATGTCGCGCATTTCAAAAAGCACACAGGGACTATCTTCTTCGATCAGGTTGTCGGATATCATTTCAATAGGCGTGACCTGCCAGACCGGTGTATCGGAAGGCCGTCGGAGGAAGGCCCATCGGGGACCATCAAGCCTAAGAGGCACTGATAATGGCGGGAAGCCGCGACTATGCCACGTGAGCACCAACTCAACATCATGACGTCCTTCGGGGATCGGGATTACCTGGAAGCCGTTTGCTGGCTCTGGGGGTCCCGAAAGTATAGAAGAGAGGCTTTCGGAAAGGGTCACACCCTCGGGTAAATAGATTGCTACTGCTCTTCCATCTTGTTGCCATTCCCACTTTAAATCTGGTACCCACCGGAACCGAAAATTTGCCACTCGTTTTTCACGATGCCATAAAATAATCGCCAGATATCCAGGGCATAACTCGGGAGGGATTAAGTCCCGGAGGTCGATAACAATTTCGCCCACGCCCGACTGTGAACTCGATGAGAGATCGGCTGGGGTCAGTTCGATAGTAAGAACTCCCCGAATTCCACAGCCGGCAATACGCATTCTCACATTCTCAAGGGAATTGATCTCTTCGCCGAGCTTCGTGCGCACAGCTAAATGGGGAGGCGTGCTGCCGAAAAGGACCGTATTGTCAGCGCTGGTCTCAGTGTTCTGGAGTAGATCACCGCCGGAAAAAGCGACTTCACCCTCCGGCTGATCAACCTTCAGTACGTCCGCACAATTCCCACAGCTGAGTTCGATAACAGAAGCCCCGGACAAGTCGATCTCTTTCGCCCTGTACCCCATCCATTCCCCCGTCAAATGGCAGAGTTGAATTTCCACATCAGGTAATGCAGTGTCACGGAAATCTCGAACGATCACGGCACAATTAGGGGGAATCACAATCCACGTGGGCTCCGCGCGAAGGGAGCGTGAGACGTCTAATTCCTTGCAGTTCCTTCCAGAGAAAAACTTCCAAGGTTTCTGAATGCACATGGCATTGATAGACCAAGAAGCAATGGTTTCCTTGTCGACCACAAGTTGAATCTGATAAGGCCCGTCAGGGGAAGCAGGTATTTCGTGCGCAGCAAATACCGCTTCCTCGCCACGTCGTTGGGCATAATCACTTGGTCCCCGCAGCCTCTGCCCACAAGCGGAAACTTCCCAGGAGCAAATTTGTCCCCCAGAGTCGATGGGCAGCTTCTGCTCGGGGAAGGCGAGCAGAATCCCCGAATAAGGGTCCAACTTTAGGCAAGGGCTGCGGGGTGGTGGGGGATCATTGTGTTGGTTCAGCCAAATCTCATAGCATTGTACAATGCGCTGGGGTAGCCCTAAGTCCGAGGCCTGAGGAATTGTGCCTGTTTCGAAACGTTTTCGTACCATCCTGATGGCTTCGGAAAGAATTTGCCTTGCCACTTGTCCCCCGCGCTTCAGAAACTGCCATACGGGCTTATCGACGCCCACAAATCTAGTGGGTTGGCTAAGCCATGCTGGAATGAGGTCTTCTGCGGAAAGACCCGTCCACGAAGGTGAGCGTACGGCAGGCTCCAGTAGCTGCCCAAAGACCTCCGGTAAGCAATCGTTGGGCAGCATAGCGTGACATAAAATAGGCCCGATATAGTGAAGCCCAACTTCATGGGATGGGTTCAGGCCGAAGGCGAGGATAAACCAAAGAAACTGCTGTCCACAATCTCGTTGGTATTGTGGAGTGCAGGGGATACCGATAACACGTAGCGCAAAACCCCAATACTCGCCGTGGGTGTACCCATATGCCCCAGCCAAGGAAACGAAACATGCTGCCGCACCAGGGTATTCAGCCCATATCCTTTTCGTTGCAGCTCTTGGCCCGTAGGCTCTCACCCAAGAACGTAACTCTTCGCACAGCAGTTCGAACTCTTGGATACCCTTGTCAACTTCCCCTATGAACCGCAACCCTTTTCTTATGCGAGACAATAGATCGTTATGTACCCCAGCAAGATGATCAGTCCGATTACTCGGAGACAATCGCATGAGAAGCGGTGAACAGAATGTCGGTGGAAAAGCGGCCGCCTCGCTTTGGCACTTGTCCATCCTGGGTTTAAGCACAGCACCTTCCAAGGAAACGCTTGAAACTGACTGGATAGGAAGAAGCCTGACGGCATGCGAGCCTGTAAAGCCATGCTCTTCTTGGTTGATGCGAATGTCTGGGAAACCGGCTTCAGCGGGTGCAGTGTCAAGCACGGAAAGACTGCCAAACACTATAATTGATTGTGTGCAAAGAATAGGCAAGCCATCACCTTTCTTGCTGCCAACGACGCTGAAAATAGTCACAATTTCAAGTGACACAGAGTGAATCTGCGGCAAGAACCCGTGAGACAGCCATTTAGCAGCCACAAAGCGTTGTTCCTGTATTGCAGGCTGGGGGGACGAGAAAGAGACAGGATGAAGTACCAATGAGAGCAATGTATCTAGCCTAAGGTTATCAATAGATTTTGGCATGACTCCAGGCGTTCGCGGCCTAACGCATACTGCCTTGATATCGCATGCCGATTCACAGTTCGTAGCGCAGCTGACCGGCTGTTCGTACGAAATGGTCAAGACGTAGGTATCAATGCCCCAGAACGTCCTAAATCCAACCTCTGTCGCGATAGGGAATGGAAGCGGGGAAACCTTTCTTATGATGCGAGCACAGAACGAAATGTGCTTTCGTGTGCGAGGCATCTTTGCTCCTTGCTTTTCTTAGGCTATTTTTTGGAGAGTTCATCCAGGAGAACACGGATGCGCTCAAATGGCTCCAACACTTCCACCGATTCTACTCTCGGAATTAACTGCTCCACCTCTGCTGTGGCCTCCTGCCTCCACCGTATGACTACCTCGCCAGATGCTGTAACTATTCGTCGACAGGTTGGCACATCGTCGGGACCAAAGTTGGAGTCCGCACGTTGAATTAATACCACTGCGGTTCCGG contains:
- a CDS encoding DEAD/DEAH box helicase, translating into MKKHQLDPLVVSRRIREDYERYIETAFPMRNGPLRRQFRELLQRQDFLVRGPYLEATPPFKSGRNIRELASDGVLSHNFIALDGPGFPNYGYPIDRRLYQHQDRAITKVRNGRNVVVATGTGSGKTESFLLPIIDHLLRECETGTIKAPGVRALLLYPMNALANDQLKRLRRLLQKMPEVSFGRYTGQTQEHQDTAEQDFRHVFPHEPRIENELISRDEIRDHPPHILLTNYAMLEYLLLRPKDTPLFDGILSGSWAFVVVDEAHSYSGAAGMEVGMLLRRLKDRVVKSRQGALRCIATSATLGGGRADFPRVADFATALFGEMFEWEEQDKDRQDIVEPSIQADSHSCEPWGEPDPALYQAFQDHLENLQAMAEIAREHNVPDEVVDQAVKQAGGTSDCFLYWILHGDKRVQCLKTILRSKPASLESAAAEVGVFGKESAGSLLALVGLISLCVQAKPEADSAPLISARYHLFCRALEGAFVTFPACEEPVLHLEPVDRTEEQGVPCQAFEIATCTRCGHTALAGTLETDHLREDGTVASGPCLRPLRPSENERPGEKSFFSWDVPPDSEVDEDEAALSDAEPDLLVSNPGTICAACGAFTRGMTEPVCTCDSKRHIVVYEAPLRDGRLATCPACGAQTPYEDIVHRFYTGKDAPVAVLASSLYQHVPPDSTSSRPGGSRKLLIFSDSRQDAAYFAPYLETTHQGLLQRSIIVKALTLHGERFGREPARPIGLADTLLLELSRNLNIFPSPGDAAREQKERCSWVFQELLALDRRFGLEGTALLKVGYTKPSEWRPPHSLMRSPWSLSEYDAWSLVEVLLDTLRFSGCLCVEPADITSREFEPRNRLVYCRETGGSNTRGVTLLGWVPQRDLRVHVTNRRFDYLRRLLAKWKDLKKRL